Proteins found in one Streptococcus iniae genomic segment:
- a CDS encoding ABC transporter permease: MKKYIVERLFRSLISILLVTTLTYVIVFTLVPSNLIFRQDPNYNKMVTTPDKKDNYRNSVFERMGYISYYNSKELEIKAEKIDSSVTVEPTKKNETIYKKYIASLGRGWQLKQFKESKRFYATRQIPIYERVWNFFTRLVVIDHPWKIKDSKNPNLERYVRPEMDPAVGPALVGSGTKHKYLIYFNGQFPFVHQNIVKFDLGTSYPTYANIPVIQVITQGQGRSLSKEVKFPTGVTKSSPIDIYSRTYKSPRLMDARDRANFGKDDAYSATRNNHAEPSMISNSFKIGIAGVLLSYLFGLPIGMLMSYYKDGLFDRFSTATTTFMLALPSIALVYIVRFIGSSVGLPDTFPLLGAGDPRSYVLPALILGILGTPGTVVWFRRYLVDLQGSDFVRFARAKGLTEAEISKHHLFKQAMVPIVNGIPQAIVSTIAGATLTETVFAFPGMGKMLIDAIKVANNSMVVGLVFIFAVLSIIALLVGDLLMTILDPRIKLSSKGGK; this comes from the coding sequence ATGAAAAAGTACATTGTTGAACGCCTGTTTAGGTCTTTGATATCAATTTTATTGGTAACGACATTGACTTATGTTATTGTTTTTACCTTAGTACCATCTAATCTGATTTTCAGGCAAGACCCGAACTATAACAAAATGGTGACCACACCAGATAAAAAAGATAATTATCGCAATTCAGTTTTTGAGCGTATGGGTTATATTTCTTACTATAATAGTAAAGAACTTGAAATCAAAGCTGAAAAAATAGATAGCAGTGTAACTGTTGAGCCAACTAAAAAGAATGAAACTATTTATAAAAAATACATTGCATCCTTAGGACGTGGTTGGCAGTTGAAGCAGTTTAAAGAAAGCAAGCGTTTCTACGCAACGCGTCAAATTCCAATTTATGAACGTGTTTGGAATTTCTTTACTCGCTTAGTTGTTATCGATCATCCTTGGAAGATTAAGGATTCTAAAAATCCAAACTTAGAACGTTACGTACGTCCAGAAATGGATCCAGCTGTAGGACCTGCTTTAGTAGGTTCGGGAACAAAGCACAAATATCTGATTTATTTCAATGGCCAGTTCCCATTTGTTCATCAAAATATAGTTAAATTTGATTTAGGAACATCATACCCAACTTATGCTAATATTCCTGTTATTCAGGTCATCACGCAAGGGCAAGGGCGTAGCCTGTCTAAAGAGGTTAAATTCCCAACAGGTGTAACAAAATCCTCACCAATTGACATTTACTCAAGAACTTATAAATCTCCAAGATTAATGGATGCTCGTGACCGCGCAAACTTTGGTAAAGACGATGCTTACTCAGCAACACGCAATAACCATGCGGAGCCATCAATGATTTCTAATTCCTTTAAGATTGGTATAGCAGGTGTATTACTGTCATATTTATTTGGATTACCAATTGGAATGTTGATGTCTTATTATAAAGATGGTTTATTTGATCGTTTTTCTACAGCAACAACAACGTTTATGTTAGCTTTACCAAGTATTGCACTTGTCTATATTGTTCGTTTTATAGGTTCTAGTGTAGGATTGCCTGATACCTTCCCATTGCTAGGTGCAGGAGATCCAAGGTCTTATGTATTACCGGCATTGATTCTAGGTATTTTAGGGACACCTGGAACGGTTGTGTGGTTCCGTCGTTATTTGGTTGACTTGCAAGGTAGTGATTTTGTTCGTTTTGCGCGTGCTAAAGGACTTACAGAGGCTGAAATTTCAAAACACCACTTGTTCAAACAAGCAATGGTGCCAATTGTTAATGGTATCCCACAAGCAATTGTCTCAACTATTGCTGGTGCAACCTTAACAGAAACAGTATTTGCTTTCCCAGGTATGGGGAAAATGCTTATTGATGCGATTAAAGTAGCCAATAACTCAATGGTCGTTGGATTAGTCTTCATTTTTGCCGTGCTTTCAATTATTGCATTGTTGGTTGGCGATTTGCTTATGACTATTTTGGACCCACGTATTAAATTATCAAGTAAAGGAGGGAAGTAA
- a CDS encoding peptide ABC transporter substrate-binding protein — translation MKKGKWLAVAGVTILSVSALAACGNNSSKASKGSTYSYVYTSDPDTLDYLVSGRSSTTEITQQGIDGLMEYDRFGNVIPSLAKDWTVSKDGLTYTYKLRDDVKWYTADGEEYANVTAKDFVAGIKHAADKNSDALYLIQDSIKGLSDYVSGKNKDFSQVGVKAVDKHTIQYTLNQPESYWNSKLTYGVLAPVNAEFLKSQGKNFGKASDAGSILYNGPFIITALTSKSSIEFVKNDHYWDKKNVNVDAVQLTYYDGQDQESLFRNFDDGAYSVARLFPTTPSYKTAKKKYGESITYGQQNSTTYYATFNLNRTAYKHTKKTDDKQKDDTKKAILNKDFRQALTFGFDRMSYQAQSAGQDAANKSLRNVLIPPTFVQINGEDFGKTVEKDLSAYGEQWKGINLADAQDGLYNPEKAKAQIAKAKTELEAQGVQFPIHIDFPQDQTATVLMQQAQSMKQSIEATLGKENVVIDILEVPTDTYNNISYLAETPAQQDWDMSTASGWSPDFTDPSSYLDIFNPNLENAQTKFIGIEPLKNSDVVTAAGLDEFTQLVTDAGKITDDQTKRYEAYAKAQAALTDSAVYIPTISLGGTPTVSKLVPFSGAFGWAGNKSNNLYYKYIKLQDKPVTAKQYAKALDKWKKEKEKSNKKYADSLEKHIEK, via the coding sequence ATGAAAAAAGGGAAATGGCTTGCGGTGGCAGGTGTCACTATTTTATCGGTCTCTGCCTTAGCGGCTTGCGGAAACAACTCAAGTAAAGCGAGCAAAGGATCTACTTATAGTTATGTTTATACAAGTGACCCAGATACGTTGGATTACTTAGTATCTGGTCGTTCATCAACAACTGAAATCACCCAACAAGGGATTGATGGCTTGATGGAGTATGATCGTTTTGGAAATGTTATTCCTTCACTTGCTAAAGATTGGACAGTTTCAAAAGATGGTCTGACTTATACTTATAAACTGCGTGATGATGTCAAATGGTATACAGCTGATGGCGAAGAATATGCAAATGTTACTGCAAAGGACTTTGTGGCTGGAATCAAACATGCGGCAGATAAAAACTCAGACGCCCTTTACCTCATCCAAGATTCAATCAAAGGCTTATCCGACTATGTCAGTGGTAAGAACAAAGACTTCTCACAAGTAGGTGTTAAGGCTGTTGATAAGCATACCATTCAATACACTTTAAACCAACCCGAATCTTATTGGAATTCTAAGTTGACCTACGGCGTTTTGGCACCTGTAAATGCAGAGTTCTTGAAATCACAAGGTAAAAACTTTGGTAAAGCATCAGATGCAGGTTCAATCCTTTACAATGGACCATTTATCATCACTGCTCTAACAAGTAAATCATCAATTGAATTTGTTAAAAATGATCATTATTGGGACAAGAAAAATGTTAACGTTGACGCTGTTCAATTAACTTACTACGATGGTCAAGACCAAGAATCACTCTTTAGAAACTTTGACGATGGTGCTTATTCAGTCGCACGGTTGTTCCCAACAACGCCATCTTACAAGACTGCTAAGAAAAAATATGGTGAAAGCATTACTTATGGTCAACAAAATTCAACGACCTATTATGCAACGTTTAATTTAAACCGTACAGCCTACAAACATACAAAGAAAACTGACGATAAACAAAAAGATGATACTAAAAAAGCCATCCTAAACAAAGATTTCCGTCAAGCTTTAACCTTTGGTTTTGATAGAATGTCTTACCAAGCACAATCTGCTGGGCAAGATGCTGCTAACAAATCATTGAGAAATGTTTTGATACCGCCTACTTTTGTTCAAATTAATGGTGAAGATTTTGGGAAGACCGTTGAAAAGGATTTATCGGCTTATGGGGAGCAATGGAAAGGCATTAATTTAGCAGATGCCCAAGATGGCCTTTATAACCCAGAAAAAGCAAAAGCGCAAATAGCAAAAGCAAAAACTGAATTGGAAGCTCAAGGTGTTCAATTCCCAATTCACATCGACTTCCCACAAGACCAAACAGCAACAGTCTTGATGCAACAAGCCCAATCAATGAAACAATCTATTGAAGCAACATTAGGTAAAGAAAATGTTGTTATTGATATTCTTGAAGTTCCAACAGATACTTACAATAACATTTCATATTTAGCTGAAACACCAGCTCAACAGGATTGGGACATGTCAACAGCATCTGGTTGGAGTCCGGACTTTACTGATCCCTCATCATATCTTGACATCTTTAATCCAAATCTTGAAAATGCGCAAACCAAGTTTATTGGTATTGAACCATTGAAAAATTCAGATGTTGTTACAGCGGCAGGTTTAGATGAGTTTACACAGTTAGTTACTGATGCAGGTAAAATCACTGATGATCAAACAAAACGTTACGAAGCTTATGCAAAAGCGCAAGCAGCACTTACAGATTCAGCAGTTTATATTCCAACAATCAGTCTAGGTGGAACTCCAACGGTTTCAAAACTTGTTCCATTTAGTGGAGCCTTTGGTTGGGCAGGAAATAAATCTAATAATCTTTATTACAAATATATTAAATTACAGGATAAACCTGTTACTGCCAAACAATATGCTAAAGCTTTAGACAAATGGAAAAAAGAAAAAGAAAAATCAAATAAAAAATATGCGGATTCCCTTGAAAAGCATATTGAAAAATAA